Sequence from the Thermococcus nautili genome:
GAAGGCGACCTTTCCGAAGGGCGGTCTGGCCTGCCTCTCGGGCGGGTTGAAGTTACAGTCGAAGCCGTTTTCAAGGTTCGTGACGCCGAGACAGTTCGGACCGACGACGCGAATGCCCCACTTCCTGGCGCGCTTAACGAGTTCCTCCTCGAGGTCGGCCCTTCCGGCCTCTTTGAAGCCGGCGGAAATGACTATCGCGCCCTTGACGCCCTTCTCACCGCACTCGTCTATGACGTCCGGCACGAACTTGGCCGGAACCGCGATGACCGCCACATCAATCTCGTCGGGAATCTCCTTGATGCTCCGGTAGACCTTGAACTTCTTCCCGTTGACCTCGATTTCACCGCCCTTGACGTTGACCGCGTAGACCTTGCCGTTGAAGCGGAGCGTCACTGAGCGCATTATGGCGTTTCCAACCTTCCCGGGCACGTGGGAGGCGCCTATGACAGCGACGCTCTTGGGGTAAAACAGGAAGTCGAGGCTCCCCATACAATCACCTCCGAAGTTTTTTCGGCCGATGTTATTTAAGGCTTCCGAGGGTGGACGTTTTATCCAGGAGACTTTTTAAAGGCGGTTCCCCTTTACATATATAAAGCTACCGGAACGGAAAAGGTTAAAACGCCTGAGCGTTTAAAGAAACATTGGAGCGTTAAGATTGGGTGGTCATAATGTCTAAGGTGAAGGTTATAACCGACCCAGAAGTCATAAAGCTGATGCTCGAAGATACGAGGAGAAAAATATTAGCCCTACTGCGAAACAGGGAGATGACTATTTCACAGCTCAGCGAAATTCTCGGAAAAACTCCACAGACGGTCTACCACCACATCGAGAAGCTCAAGGAAGCGGGCCTCGTCGAGGTCAAGAGAACCGAAATGAAGGGCAACCTCGTCGAGAAGTACTACGGAAGAACCGCCGACGCGTTCTACATCAACCTCTACCTCGGCGACGAGGAGTTAAGGTATTTCGCCCGCTCGAAGCTCAAGACGAAGCTCGACATCTTCAAGGCCCTCGGATACGAGTTTGACGAAGGCGAGCTCCTCAACGTTATGGACGAGCTCCTCAAGAAGGAGCACGAGTTCAAGACCGAGATTTCCGAGGAGATTGAGGCCAACGAGGAGAGGCTCAAGGAATTCTCCAACGAGGACATAATCCACGCCATAGACTGGCTCGCAATGGCCAGGATGGGACGCGATGAGGAGAGCCTCGAGCTCCTCAAGAAGCTCGGTGAACTGCTCAAGAAGTGATTGCTATGGCAAGGGGAATCAGGCTTCTCGTGCTTGACGTGCTCAAGCCCCACCAGCCGATAGTCACGGAGCTGGCCCTCGGACTGAGCGAGCTCGAGGGCGTCGAGGGAGTCAACATCACGCTCGTCGAGATTGACAAGGAAACCGAGAACGTCAAGATAACGATAATGGGCGACGACCTCGACTACGACGAGATAGTCAGGACGATAGAGGAGTTCGGCGGTGTGGTGCACAGCATTGATATGGTCGCAGCAGGTAGGAGAATAGTCGAGGAAGAGGAAACTCCTCAGGACAAGCTGGAGGAGTACTGAGTGAGGGAAGTCATAATAATCACCCAGCCCGAAAAGGTCAAGGTTCTATCGGACGAGACCAGGTTCAAGATACTCCAGCTCCTCAGGCAGAGGCCAATGACGATATGGGAGCTCAGCATGGCGATAGGCAAGGACAGGACAACGATTTACAGGCACGTCAAAGCCCTTGAGAAGGCGGGTTTTGTGGAAGAGCTGGGCAGTGAGGGCAACGAGAAGCTCTACGGCAGGACCGCGAGGCTCTTTCTCATAAAGGCCGAGCCCCACGAGAGCGTGGAGAACTTCCGACAGGCGTACCTCCAAGTGGAGGCAGAAAGACTCGTAAGAATCCTTGAAAAAGCGGGAATAGGAATTAAGGACCGGGAAAAACTGAAGGAACTCGTGAAGGACATCCTCAACGAAATCGAGATTAACTCCCAGCCGTTCATTAGGAGAATCTCCGAGGCCAACGTGGAGCTCAGCGAAATAGAGCTATTCCACTTCCTCAACATGCTCGTTTTTCTCCAGAGCTGTGAGCTCTGTGAGATGGCCGAGAAGGTTAAGAAGCTGATAGAGGTTTAAGAAACTTAAGACGGCTCACCGTCACCTTTTTCCTTTAAGGAGCGAGAGGAGCAGTGCCAGGATGAGAGACAGTCCGAGGATAACCACAAGCCCTCCAACAAAGCCCCAAACGCCCTGCTCTTGATAACCCTGTTTTAGGGCCTCAAAAATCCACGACTTTCCCCAGGCGAATGTTCCCGCGAGGGTTCCAATCACAAAACCTCCAAGGGAGAAGAATAACTCATAACGCGTTTCAATTCTCACGAAGAGGAGGCCAATTAAGATGGCCAAAGCCCCGGTCGGCAGGCTGAACGCAAGGAGAAAACCGAAGAGAAAGTAGAAGAGAGAACGCCAGTTAAGCCCCGACCCTGCCATGCCAGCACCCCGGCTCAGAACTCCTCCACCCATTTTACTGCCTTTGGAATCCGCTTCGCGAGCTCAAGGGCCGTGAAGTTCTCTCCGAGCTCTTCTTTCACAATGTCGCCGGCGAGACCGTTGAGAAAGGCACCGACCGAGGCCGACCTCAGCGGAGAGTTTCCGAGCGCGAGCAGGGCCCCGACGAGACCGGCCAAAACGTCGCCCGTTCCACCGGTCGTCATTCCCCTGTTGCCTGTCCTGTTGTACTTCCAGGTTTCTCCGTCGCTGATGACGTCGTAGGGGCCCTTCAGCAGGATTACGCCGCCAATTTCGCGGGCCTTTTCCCTCACCAGCCCAGCCCGCTCAATCAACCCCTCGGGGGACTTGACGCCGAAGAGAACGCTGAATTCACCTGCGTGGGGCGTTAGAACAAAGGCTTTACCTTTGAGAACGCCCAAATCCTCGGCTATCGCCTTCAACCCGTCAGCATCGATGACCATCGGCTTTTCACAGAGCCTCACGAACTCTCTAACGAACTCCTTAGTTTCCTCAGCGAGACCTATTCCGGGCCCGATGACGACCGCATCTACTTTCTCGGCTAGCTCAAGAAGGTCATCAAGGTGCTCGGTCGAGAAGTTCTCGCCCGGGAGGGGCCTTAGAATCAGGTCCGGGTCGCTTATCCTCTTCGCAGGTTCAGCAGGCATCGCGAGGTAAACGAGGTCAACGATGTAGCTCGCCCCCTTGGAGGCGAGGTACGGGGCACCGTAATAGCTTGAGCTGCCACCGATGACTAAAAGCCTGCCGTTCTGCCCCTTGTGCTGGCCCCTCTTCCTGAGCGCGAACTTTGCATCACCTGGCCCGACGAGATGGTAGAGCTCCCTCGGGTAGCCTATCTTCACTATAACCCTCTCAAATCCTTCGTACTCCTCCTTATCCCACTGGAAGGTAACAGCAAAATCTGCTTTAACGCGGACGTCGCTCGGGTAACCGCTCGGCAGGTCGACGCTGACTATCTTCGCCTTTCCAGCGTACTCGTTGATTTTCTCAATGGCCGAGCGTATGGGTTCCCTCGGCTCGCCCCTCGTGCCGGCCCCGAGGAGGGCATCCACGATGACGTCGTAACCACTTAGGTCAAGCCCTTTTATGTACGCGGAATCCTTGAGGACGCGGATTTTCACGAATTCAAGGCCCTTCAGGATTTCCCAGTTGTGTTTGGCTTCCTCGCTCCTTATCTTGGCCTCGTCGCCCACCAGAAAAACCGTGACGTCGTTCTCGAAGCTAAGATGCCTCGCGGCGACGAAGCCGTCGCCGCCGTTGTTCCCGGTTCCCGAGAATACCGCAATCCTGAGGCCCTTTCCAAAGCGCTCCTCTATCGTTCTCGCGACGCCGGCGCCGGCGTTCTCCATGAGCTGGTAAGGGGTTATCCCGAGCCACTTAGCGTTGATGTCCCAGACGTAAACGTCCTCAATTCTCATGGTATCACCGTTGATTATTGGGCCCAACGTATTAAATCGTTTTCAGTCGTTCTCCCGAATCACCGCGAGGAGAAGCAGAGAGCCGTACCATAGGAGTGCCCAGGGCAGAAAAAGGAGAGCCGTTTGAAGATAAATTCCGCCTAGGAAAACGCTTGGGAATTCAAGGGGAATGGCCAGAGCAAGGTAGGCCGTTAGAAGAGGTCCCAAGGGTAGACGGTCGCCGGCTACACCCATCAGAAGCTCCCAAGCGGCCATAACAACTACGTAGCTCACCCAAGCAAAGCCAGGCAATTTTCCAAAAATCCAGAAGTTGTACATGACCGTTAGAGAGAGGGAATAAGCGAAGGCAAAGGACCTCATAAAAAGCCTCAAAAAGAGGAGAAGACGAAGACGTCCCTGCATAATTATTCACCCCTGCAGTATAAAACCCAAGAAGCATGAGTTAAGGGTTATATAATACTTACGTGTAACTATTTTGAGGTGCACCAAATGCAGAGTACAAAGCGCATTTTGGCCCTGATATTAATACTGATTGTTAGCATAATAGTCCCAGGGAATATCCGTCTTGTTTCAGCGGCTGATTCTCCAACTGTGATTTATACATACTATGTAGACCCAAGCAAGGACACGATACACGTAAAGATGGAAATTAGCTGGCCCCAGTGGGATATTACTCTGCAACAAGAAGGCCTAGGATTTAGATGCCAGTGGAAAGTCACTAACGTGACGATATATGGAGATGGGGAGAAATTAACCATAGCTCCCCAGGTTTCAGATGATGGATGTATCAGTTATCTCCTTCCAACATCAAAATATAACAAGATAGTGGTTGAATACAACGTCCCAACAACAGTAACAAGAGGGTCAATTGATTACGTGCAATACAAGGGAGAGGACTTCATTTTAATACGGCCCGACATCTTTCTTCCAAAAAACCTCCCATATGATGTCACATCCGTGAAAACTCAGGTTATACATCCCCAAGAATGGGACGTGATAACCCCCGGAGGCAAAAAATTTTACGATGCCATTAGCGAGATTATATTTGGCAGCCATCACTTCATAATTGTTGCAAAAACAGGGACATTTTTTGAATATACCAAACAAACTGAAAAGGGAACACAGATAGGGATTTACATTCATAAATCAATCAAAAACGCGTACAAGATTGAAAAGCAAACCGTTAAGCTCTTTGAATACTACGAAAACCTCTTCGGAACGCCCTCTCCATATGGGGTTTACACGGTTGTATTTCTACCTGAGCCTCCAGATATGCCGATATGGGTTGGAGAAGGACAGTATGGACAAGGTATAAGTATTGATCCCTCGCTGAATTTTATAACCAGAATAAACCATGCAATGTTTCACGTATGGGAAGGATGGGGACCCGGAGGAATGGCAGGGATAGGCGAGGCAAACTGGCAGTGGGAAGGGATAAATGAGTATTATGTAACGAAATCTTCTCTTACAATGGGAATTATAAAAAGCTATAAGGAGTCTAGCACATTTAGAGAATTCTATGGAGTCTACAAAATGATGGTAAAAAACGGTGACGATATCGCATTATCAAAAGCTCCTGAATACTTCAACACTCATATAGACTGGAATCTCTGGCCAATTGGAATCCTAGCAATATACAAAAAAGGAGCCCTCGTTGCCATGCTCCTCGACCTCGAAATCCAGAAAGCCACTGGAGGAAGGAAGTCCCTCGATGATGTAGAAAGAATAAAATTCCAAGAATTTGGGTATCGAAAAAAACTCTACACAAACAAAGACCTCCTCAGGATTGTAAACAACGTGACAGGCCAGGATTTCTCATGGTTCTTTGAAAAATACGTGTGGGGCACCGCAAAGCTTCCAGTTGACAAATACTTCGAGGACTACGACAGCGACGGCATAATAAACATAGATGAGAACTCATGGAGGGCCACGATAGTCTACGGCGACGGAAGAGTTGATTCCGAATACGCGGAAGCACTAAAACGCCAAAGCGTAGACAACAATTTGCTTACGGATAAAGATGAAATCCCGGACAATCTCTTTCCGCTGATTCTCGTAGGCGGCCCGTTGGCAAACAACCTCACAAAGTTCTATCTTGAGAACTACTTTAACCTCAACATCACAAACGACTATCCCGGACGCGGAAAAGGCATAATAGCAGTCAAAAACATAAATGGGAGAAATGTGGTAATACTGGCCGGCTCAGACCGCTGGGGAACCAAGGCCGCTGTAGAGGTCTTTGGAAAAATGGAGAAGTATCCAGAAAACATCGTCATAGTGGACTGGAACAACGGAGAGCCAAATATCATCAAAGAAATTCCCTGGAACAATTGATTTAACTCAAAGACGACTCTCCAAGAGAATCAAAAAATATAGCCGGAGCTGGAGGTCTTTTTGTTTTTTCATTGACCATTATATGTTGAGATGGCTCGCCTGTAGGCATCCTCCGAGTAAAGCACCAGGTAGACCTTCTCCACGCTTCTCGCTTCCCTTAAGAACTCCTCAACGGTTTCTTTAAAAGTTCTAACGACTTCCTCAAGCGGACAGCCGTAGATTCCGGCGCTTATCGCTGGGAATGCTATGCTTTTGACGCCCAGCTCGTCTGCCTTCCTGAGCGCCCCCAGTATAGCCTTCCTGAGCTTCTCCTTCTTATTCCCGTCCCACACTCCCCCGCAGTAGGGGCCGACCGTGTGAATGACGTACCTGATTCTGTACTGTTCAAGTCTCATCGCCGGCGTTACAACGACCTCGCCGTGCTCTATTGAGTCCTTTCCAAGCTGTTCCCTCAAGGCTTCCTTGCTTATCCTGATGTACTCGCGGGCGTCTCCAGCGGCGGCCCTGGCTATGGCGTAGGCGACGCCACCGCTGTGCTCGAGGTAGCGGTTCGCGGCGTTTACAATCGCCTCGGCAGGAAAGCGGGTGATGTCGCCTTTAACAACCTCAAGCATTGCCCTCACCCACGATGCTCCTCAAAAGCTTTCTCTCCCTCTCGGAGAGGAAATCGTCACTTCCGACTATAAACACCGTGGCGCCGTGGACGAGGGCGTAGTCCCTGAGCGCCGACAGGAACTTGAGGACGCTGGGGAAGCCGTTTTCGAGGACGAGGTAGTCGAGGCCGTCAATGACGATGATGGGCTTTTTACCGGCTTCCCCAGCTTCCCTCATGAACTTGACCGCCATGTCGAGAATTTTGGGGAGGTTCGTAGGAGAAATTGCCCGCTCGTCGTGAACCGTCGTTATCCAGAACCAGTTGGGAGCGTTCCGCGGACTCCGGGAGAACACGAGGGCGGAGGAGAGAACGTCCTCCGGGGCAGAAGGAACTAGAACAAGGCCGGGCTTTTCATCGAGGCCAACGTCCTTGATTGAACCGATGGAGAAGTCCCCGACGAAAGACGTCCTCAAGAAGGTTCTAACCGACTCAAAGGCGAGGACAACGCCGAGGAAAGCGGGAACGATGCGGAGCCGGAAGAAGGGAATCAATCCTGAGAGGGCCACGACGACGCCGAGGAAAGCCTGAAGGGCCGACATCGGCAGGAGCGTTCTCCCCCCATAGAATCCGAGGAGAAGGGCCGAGAGAACAATCCACAGGCCGAGAAGGGCGTAGGCTGACGTTTCGTGTTCAGGATAGAACAGGAAAACGATGAGCACCGGGAGAATCGAGAGGTAGAGCAGACTCCTCGCTGTTTCATTGTTTAGGGTCAATTCGTCTATCGCCTCGACGTTGCCTGCCCACAGAAAGGCCGAGAAAAAGGCTAGGCCAACGATGTAGACTCCCCTATCCGAGGAGAAGACCGGAACGGCGAGGCTCAGCCAGGCTAATGAGTAGTAGAGGAGCGCCTTTCGGCCAGTAAGGTGATGGTTGTAGAAGAGGAGGACGTAGGAAACGAGCAGTGCAACGCCCAGGAAAAGGTCAAGATAGTTCACGCGCCACCTCCTCCGCCCGGTTCAGTATTTTCTCCTCATCCAGCGTAAGAACTTCGCGGTCGAGCATTAAAACCTTTCCGTCAACTATCGTCGTCTCAACGTCGTTGCCGTTAGCGGAGTAAACTATGTGGCTCACTATGTCGTGAATCGGCCTCAGGTGGGGCCTGTTGAAGTCGAAGATGACCAAATCGGCCAGGTAGCCGGGCTTTATGACGCCGGCGTTGAGACGGAGCGCCTTTGCACCGTTGACTGTCGCCATCTTGAAAACTGTCCTTGCATCTGCAACCGTCGGGTCGAGGTTGTGGACCTTGTGGAGTAAAGCGGCAAGCTTCATCTCCTCGACCATATCGAGGTTGTTGTTGCTCGCGCTTCCATCGGTTCCGAGGCCGACGTTGACGCCCGCATTGAGGAGCCTCTGGAGGGGCATCACACCGCTGGCGAGCTTCATATTGCTGGCGGGATTGTGGGCAACGGTGACGCCGTTCCTCGCGAGGATTGAAACGTCCCTGCTGTCGAGCCAGACGCCGTGAGCTATTATCACGTCGCTCCCGAAGAAGCCGATTTCGTCGAGGAGCACGACGGGGCTCTTCCCGTAGCGCTCCTGAATCTTTCCGAGCTCGGCCATTGTCTCTGCCACGTGAATCGTTATCAGCTTCCCGTGCTCGTCCGCGAGCTTCCTGACCTCCTTCAGGAGGGCAAGGGAACAGGTGTAGGGCGCGTGGGGCCCGAAGACGAAGTGGACCCTCTCCGAGTTGAGGCCCTCGATGGCCTTCATCTCGCGCAGGGCCTCTTTAATCTCCTTCTCCGTCCGCTCGGGGTCGCCGAGGTCTATCATGCCATAGGAGAGATACCCGCGAAGGCCCGCCTCAAGGGTTGCCTCGGCAACCGCGTCCATCTGGAAGTACATGTCGAGGAAAGTTGTCGTGCCGGTCTTAATCATCTCGAGTGCTCCCAAGTAGGCGCCGACCTTGATGTGCTCGCGCGTCAGCTTCGCTTCCCTCGGCCAGATGTGCTTTTCCAGCCACTCCATCAGCGGTAAATCGTCGGCGAGACCGCGAAGAAGACCCATCGGCGAGTGGGTGTGCAGGTTGACGAAGCCGGGGGAAACGACCCTTCCAGTCGCGTCTATAACGGTATCGGCGCCCTCGTTGATTCCCTTCTTAACCTCGACGATTCTGTTCCCTTCGATTAGAACGTCCGCTTTAACGACCTCAAGGTTCTCGCCGTAGAGAACGTAACCGTTCCTGATGAGAATGCTCA
This genomic interval carries:
- a CDS encoding winged helix-turn-helix domain-containing protein; the encoded protein is MSKVKVITDPEVIKLMLEDTRRKILALLRNREMTISQLSEILGKTPQTVYHHIEKLKEAGLVEVKRTEMKGNLVEKYYGRTADAFYINLYLGDEELRYFARSKLKTKLDIFKALGYEFDEGELLNVMDELLKKEHEFKTEISEEIEANEERLKEFSNEDIIHAIDWLAMARMGRDEESLELLKKLGELLKK
- a CDS encoding DUF211 domain-containing protein — protein: MARGIRLLVLDVLKPHQPIVTELALGLSELEGVEGVNITLVEIDKETENVKITIMGDDLDYDEIVRTIEEFGGVVHSIDMVAAGRRIVEEEETPQDKLEEY
- a CDS encoding ArsR/SmtB family transcription factor yields the protein MREVIIITQPEKVKVLSDETRFKILQLLRQRPMTIWELSMAIGKDRTTIYRHVKALEKAGFVEELGSEGNEKLYGRTARLFLIKAEPHESVENFRQAYLQVEAERLVRILEKAGIGIKDREKLKELVKDILNEIEINSQPFIRRISEANVELSEIELFHFLNMLVFLQSCELCEMAEKVKKLIEV
- a CDS encoding bifunctional ADP-dependent NAD(P)H-hydrate dehydratase/NAD(P)H-hydrate epimerase, whose protein sequence is MRIEDVYVWDINAKWLGITPYQLMENAGAGVARTIEERFGKGLRIAVFSGTGNNGGDGFVAARHLSFENDVTVFLVGDEAKIRSEEAKHNWEILKGLEFVKIRVLKDSAYIKGLDLSGYDVIVDALLGAGTRGEPREPIRSAIEKINEYAGKAKIVSVDLPSGYPSDVRVKADFAVTFQWDKEEYEGFERVIVKIGYPRELYHLVGPGDAKFALRKRGQHKGQNGRLLVIGGSSSYYGAPYLASKGASYIVDLVYLAMPAEPAKRISDPDLILRPLPGENFSTEHLDDLLELAEKVDAVVIGPGIGLAEETKEFVREFVRLCEKPMVIDADGLKAIAEDLGVLKGKAFVLTPHAGEFSVLFGVKSPEGLIERAGLVREKAREIGGVILLKGPYDVISDGETWKYNRTGNRGMTTGGTGDVLAGLVGALLALGNSPLRSASVGAFLNGLAGDIVKEELGENFTALELAKRIPKAVKWVEEF
- a CDS encoding S-layer protein, with the translated sequence MQSTKRILALILILIVSIIVPGNIRLVSAADSPTVIYTYYVDPSKDTIHVKMEISWPQWDITLQQEGLGFRCQWKVTNVTIYGDGEKLTIAPQVSDDGCISYLLPTSKYNKIVVEYNVPTTVTRGSIDYVQYKGEDFILIRPDIFLPKNLPYDVTSVKTQVIHPQEWDVITPGGKKFYDAISEIIFGSHHFIIVAKTGTFFEYTKQTEKGTQIGIYIHKSIKNAYKIEKQTVKLFEYYENLFGTPSPYGVYTVVFLPEPPDMPIWVGEGQYGQGISIDPSLNFITRINHAMFHVWEGWGPGGMAGIGEANWQWEGINEYYVTKSSLTMGIIKSYKESSTFREFYGVYKMMVKNGDDIALSKAPEYFNTHIDWNLWPIGILAIYKKGALVAMLLDLEIQKATGGRKSLDDVERIKFQEFGYRKKLYTNKDLLRIVNNVTGQDFSWFFEKYVWGTAKLPVDKYFEDYDSDGIINIDENSWRATIVYGDGRVDSEYAEALKRQSVDNNLLTDKDEIPDNLFPLILVGGPLANNLTKFYLENYFNLNITNDYPGRGKGIIAVKNINGRNVVILAGSDRWGTKAAVEVFGKMEKYPENIVIVDWNNGEPNIIKEIPWNN
- a CDS encoding [protein ADP-ribosylglutamate] hydrolase, whose product is MLEVVKGDITRFPAEAIVNAANRYLEHSGGVAYAIARAAAGDAREYIRISKEALREQLGKDSIEHGEVVVTPAMRLEQYRIRYVIHTVGPYCGGVWDGNKKEKLRKAILGALRKADELGVKSIAFPAISAGIYGCPLEEVVRTFKETVEEFLREARSVEKVYLVLYSEDAYRRAISTYNGQ
- a CDS encoding DUF835 domain-containing protein, giving the protein MNYLDLFLGVALLVSYVLLFYNHHLTGRKALLYYSLAWLSLAVPVFSSDRGVYIVGLAFFSAFLWAGNVEAIDELTLNNETARSLLYLSILPVLIVFLFYPEHETSAYALLGLWIVLSALLLGFYGGRTLLPMSALQAFLGVVVALSGLIPFFRLRIVPAFLGVVLAFESVRTFLRTSFVGDFSIGSIKDVGLDEKPGLVLVPSAPEDVLSSALVFSRSPRNAPNWFWITTVHDERAISPTNLPKILDMAVKFMREAGEAGKKPIIVIDGLDYLVLENGFPSVLKFLSALRDYALVHGATVFIVGSDDFLSERERKLLRSIVGEGNA
- a CDS encoding amidohydrolase family protein, which encodes MSILIRNGYVLYGENLEVVKADVLIEGNRIVEVKKGINEGADTVIDATGRVVSPGFVNLHTHSPMGLLRGLADDLPLMEWLEKHIWPREAKLTREHIKVGAYLGALEMIKTGTTTFLDMYFQMDAVAEATLEAGLRGYLSYGMIDLGDPERTEKEIKEALREMKAIEGLNSERVHFVFGPHAPYTCSLALLKEVRKLADEHGKLITIHVAETMAELGKIQERYGKSPVVLLDEIGFFGSDVIIAHGVWLDSRDVSILARNGVTVAHNPASNMKLASGVMPLQRLLNAGVNVGLGTDGSASNNNLDMVEEMKLAALLHKVHNLDPTVADARTVFKMATVNGAKALRLNAGVIKPGYLADLVIFDFNRPHLRPIHDIVSHIVYSANGNDVETTIVDGKVLMLDREVLTLDEEKILNRAEEVARELS